Proteins encoded together in one Amblyraja radiata isolate CabotCenter1 unplaced genomic scaffold, sAmbRad1.1.pri S131, whole genome shotgun sequence window:
- the LOC116969232 gene encoding uncharacterized protein LOC116969232 isoform X2 produces the protein MHYLFESQNPALAQQTLGSVKTLSFCGLGLTPIDSVVLSHAIRLCDTIKRLDLWDCHIQCEGLQRLGPVLHKCQDLGLQRVGLTDSGAEDLASALSTNTSLTGLYLTHNSLTDRSVPALRDLILTLPRLKWIMLEVNKFGPTGKKELRSLQERRPGLTVDV, from the exons atgcactacctgtttgagtctcagaatcctgcactggctcagcagacactgggatctgtgaAAACACTTTCATTCTgtggactgggactgaccccgattgactctgtggtcctgtctcatgccatcaggctctgtgatacaatcaaacgCCTCGATCTATGGGACTGCcacattcagtgtgaaggtctccagcggctgggaccggtTCTGCACAAGTGTCAGGACTTGGG gctgcaacgtgtcggtctcacagattctggagccgaggatctcgcctCCGCCCTCAGTACAAACACCTCACTGACGGGGCTGTACCTGACACacaactccctcacagaccgatCTGTCCCCGCTCTCCGCGACCTCATACTGACCCTCCCGAGACTGAAGTGGATcat GCTGGAGGTGAATAAGTTCGGTCCAACCGGGAAGAAGGAACTGAGGTCGCTGCAGGAACGCAGACCTGGACTGACAGTGGACGTGTGA
- the LOC116969232 gene encoding ribonuclease inhibitor-like isoform X1: MHYLFESQNPALAQQTLGSVKTLSFCGLGLTPIDSVVLSHAIRLCDTIKRLDLWDCHIQCEGLQRLGPVLHKCQDLGLGYNDLGDSGVKLVSAALRNPDCKIQTLWLQRVGLTDSGAEDLASALSTNTSLTGLYLTHNSLTDRSVPALRDLILTLPRLKWIMLEVNKFGPTGKKELRSLQERRPGLTVDV, encoded by the exons atgcactacctgtttgagtctcagaatcctgcactggctcagcagacactgggatctgtgaAAACACTTTCATTCTgtggactgggactgaccccgattgactctgtggtcctgtctcatgccatcaggctctgtgatacaatcaaacgCCTCGATCTATGGGACTGCcacattcagtgtgaaggtctccagcggctgggaccggtTCTGCACAAGTGTCAGGACTTGGG actgggatACAATgacctgggagattccggagtgaaactggtgtctgcggctctgaggaacccggactgtaaaatacagacactgtg gctgcaacgtgtcggtctcacagattctggagccgaggatctcgcctCCGCCCTCAGTACAAACACCTCACTGACGGGGCTGTACCTGACACacaactccctcacagaccgatCTGTCCCCGCTCTCCGCGACCTCATACTGACCCTCCCGAGACTGAAGTGGATcat GCTGGAGGTGAATAAGTTCGGTCCAACCGGGAAGAAGGAACTGAGGTCGCTGCAGGAACGCAGACCTGGACTGACAGTGGACGTGTGA